In Pseudomonas rhizosphaerae, one DNA window encodes the following:
- a CDS encoding peptide ABC transporter substrate-binding protein: MSQRDDSDKGNSLLNPTRRQALAMAIIGAAGTLLPLGRASQSFAAMAAPPSGQVIIGLSQEPTVFNPHMPHIEVDDGIHWNVFDPLFGISPSGEFVPALATEVPTVANGGISADGLQWKVKLRSDAKWHDGRPFTAEDVKYTLELIVSPNFRSGRRAGHDLLRDITVVSPTEIHWRMEKSYAPYASILSSTFMVPKHILSVAADVNTAPFNNAPIGTGPFKWGTRVAGDHIQLKANPDYHGTQPQIESVIFKYIPDLTVLYTQFKTGDIDVTAMQGITPDHYEEAKDLAGRTVVILPVATIESVTLNMERPQFKDPVVRQALYMAIDKKTIIDELYFGLVLPTETYMPQQSAYYNPNLPKQSFNIEAASKLLDDAGWKPGAGGIREKGGVRLSFTNSTTAGNQIREQAQQFIQQTWLAIGVEMKISNLPPAVMWGEYWVQSKFDSVIVGNNFLTGADPDTRDYFGSQSTNAKGGAGQNNSQYVNAKVDDLLAQGAAIQDVAQRKAVYVQVQGLIRQDLPILPLFQYTYVRGYKSGLKGFTGNINLRIEPWNVNAWSWT, from the coding sequence ATGTCGCAACGCGATGACTCGGATAAAGGCAACAGCCTGTTGAACCCGACCCGCCGCCAGGCGCTGGCCATGGCCATCATCGGCGCCGCAGGCACCCTGCTGCCCCTGGGCCGGGCCAGCCAATCGTTCGCGGCCATGGCCGCCCCGCCGTCCGGACAGGTGATCATCGGCCTGTCCCAGGAACCTACCGTCTTCAATCCGCACATGCCGCACATCGAAGTGGACGACGGCATCCACTGGAACGTGTTCGACCCACTGTTCGGCATCTCGCCCAGCGGTGAATTCGTTCCGGCCCTGGCCACCGAAGTGCCCACCGTGGCCAATGGCGGCATCTCCGCCGACGGCCTGCAGTGGAAAGTGAAACTGCGCAGCGATGCCAAATGGCACGACGGCCGGCCCTTCACCGCCGAAGACGTGAAGTACACCCTGGAACTGATCGTCTCGCCGAATTTTCGCAGCGGTCGCCGCGCCGGCCATGACCTGCTGCGCGACATCACCGTGGTTTCGCCCACCGAAATCCACTGGCGCATGGAGAAATCCTACGCACCCTACGCCTCGATCCTGTCGTCCACCTTCATGGTGCCCAAGCACATTCTCTCGGTCGCCGCCGACGTCAACACGGCACCGTTCAACAACGCACCGATCGGCACCGGTCCGTTCAAGTGGGGCACGCGGGTGGCTGGCGATCACATCCAGCTCAAGGCCAACCCGGACTATCACGGTACCCAGCCGCAGATCGAAAGCGTGATCTTCAAATACATCCCCGACCTGACCGTGCTCTACACCCAGTTCAAGACCGGCGACATCGACGTCACTGCCATGCAGGGCATCACCCCCGACCATTACGAGGAAGCCAAGGACCTGGCCGGGCGCACCGTGGTGATCCTGCCGGTGGCCACCATCGAGTCGGTGACCCTGAACATGGAGCGCCCGCAGTTCAAGGACCCCGTCGTGCGCCAGGCGCTGTACATGGCCATCGACAAGAAGACCATCATCGACGAGTTGTATTTCGGCCTGGTGCTGCCCACCGAAACCTACATGCCGCAACAGTCGGCCTACTACAACCCGAACCTGCCCAAGCAAAGCTTCAACATCGAGGCGGCCAGCAAGCTGCTCGATGACGCCGGCTGGAAACCGGGCGCTGGCGGCATTCGCGAGAAGGGCGGGGTGCGCCTCTCGTTCACCAACTCCACCACCGCCGGCAACCAGATCCGCGAACAGGCGCAGCAGTTCATCCAGCAGACCTGGCTGGCCATCGGTGTGGAAATGAAAATCTCCAACCTGCCGCCTGCGGTGATGTGGGGCGAGTACTGGGTGCAGTCCAAATTCGACTCGGTGATCGTCGGCAACAACTTCCTCACCGGTGCCGACCCCGACACCCGCGACTACTTCGGTTCGCAATCGACCAACGCCAAAGGCGGGGCCGGGCAGAACAACTCGCAGTACGTCAACGCCAAGGTCGACGACCTGCTGGCCCAGGGCGCAGCGATCCAGGACGTCGCCCAGCGCAAGGCGGTGTACGTGCAGGTGCAGGGCCTGATCCGCCAGGACCTGCCCATCCTGCCGCTGTTTCAGTACACCTACGTGCGCGGCTACAAATCGGGCCTCAAGGGCTTCACCGGCAACATCAACCTGCGCATCGAACCCTGGAACGTCAACGCCTGGTCCTGGACCTGA
- a CDS encoding NAD(P)/FAD-dependent oxidoreductase: MPGPRVVPVQGDEHLPERVDVVVIGGGIVGASTALELAERGLTVALCEKGGIGHEQSSRNWGWVRISRRDPRELPLMAHALNIWGDLAARIGKDVGYTRAGILFTCADDQSYAEHERWKANLDDYPVRARMLSGSDLAAVLPGAERLRIKGALYTPDDGRAEPQQAAPAIAEAARAKGAMIFTECAVRGIERAAGRVSGVITERGAIACTSVVLAGGAWSSLFCSPLKVHLPQLKVLNSVIRTSPLQGGPESAIWAMDFAVRRRQDGGYTVASGHENIADIVPDSFRYARQFWAALQQEHKSLSFRLGQRFFQEAVLPKRWALDEASPFEYRRVLDPVPSIRQTNRALASLTNAFPVFANVRIAQRWGGMIDVTPDAVPVISAVDGVPGFFIATGFSGHGFGIGPAAGRLMANLVTGETPIVDPQAFRLSRFSDGSSPRPISGF, translated from the coding sequence ATGCCAGGACCTCGCGTAGTACCCGTACAGGGTGATGAACATCTTCCGGAGCGTGTCGATGTGGTAGTGATCGGTGGTGGCATCGTCGGTGCCTCCACGGCGCTGGAGCTTGCCGAACGCGGCTTGACAGTGGCGCTGTGCGAGAAAGGTGGCATCGGTCACGAGCAGTCCAGTCGCAACTGGGGCTGGGTGCGCATCTCGCGCCGCGACCCCCGTGAACTGCCGCTGATGGCCCATGCCCTGAACATCTGGGGCGACCTGGCCGCGCGCATCGGCAAGGACGTCGGCTACACCCGCGCCGGCATTCTGTTCACCTGCGCGGACGATCAAAGCTACGCGGAGCACGAGCGCTGGAAGGCCAATCTGGACGATTACCCGGTGCGTGCGCGGATGCTTTCGGGCAGCGACTTGGCCGCGGTGCTGCCCGGCGCCGAGCGTTTGCGCATCAAGGGTGCGCTGTACACCCCCGATGACGGTCGCGCCGAACCGCAGCAGGCGGCACCGGCGATTGCCGAAGCGGCGCGGGCCAAGGGCGCGATGATCTTCACCGAGTGCGCGGTGCGTGGCATCGAGCGTGCGGCAGGCCGGGTCAGCGGCGTCATCACCGAGCGCGGCGCGATCGCCTGCACGTCCGTGGTGCTGGCCGGTGGCGCGTGGTCGAGCCTGTTCTGCTCACCGTTGAAGGTGCATTTGCCGCAGCTCAAGGTGCTCAATTCGGTGATCCGTACCTCGCCCCTGCAGGGCGGCCCGGAATCCGCCATCTGGGCAATGGACTTCGCCGTGCGCAGACGCCAGGACGGCGGCTACACCGTCGCTTCCGGCCACGAGAACATCGCCGACATCGTCCCCGACTCCTTTCGCTACGCGCGGCAGTTCTGGGCTGCGCTGCAGCAGGAGCACAAATCACTGTCGTTTCGCCTGGGCCAGCGTTTTTTCCAGGAAGCCGTGCTGCCCAAGCGCTGGGCACTGGACGAAGCCAGCCCGTTCGAATACCGCCGCGTGCTCGATCCGGTGCCATCGATCCGGCAAACCAACCGCGCCCTGGCCAGCCTGACCAACGCCTTCCCGGTGTTCGCCAACGTGCGGATCGCCCAGCGCTGGGGCGGCATGATCGATGTCACGCCCGATGCCGTGCCGGTGATCTCGGCGGTGGACGGTGTGCCCGGATTTTTCATCGCCACCGGATTCTCGGGTCATGGCTTCGGCATCGGTCCGGCGGCAGGAAGGCTGATGGCCAATCTGGTCACCGGTGAAACCCCGATCGTCGATCCCCAAGCGTTTCGCCTCTCGCGCTTCAGCGATGGTTCCAGCCCACGGCCCATTTCCGGATTCTAG